The window NNNNNNNNNNNNNNNNNNNNNNNNNNNNNNNNNNNNNNNNNNNNNNNNNNAAAAAcatgttaaaaaaaaaaatttaaaaaaaaaattaaaaaaaaacaaaattcctaaaaaaaggaaaaaaaaaaaaaaaaaaaaaaaaaaaaagaatatttgaaatacaaaaaggaaaaaagaaaaatatttaaattttctttatatatcatgttagatattattcattttcataaataacacattttttttgtaatgTATATAATGTGTAAAAATTAgaattttatgaatattattattttttatttttgcattatattgttcattatatttataaagtactttataatatgttttttttgattataacgttaatattttctttcattttttttatttaatgatttaaattttttttttttttttcatattttcttctagatttttatttgcatttcctaatataattttcatgAATGTTTTCTGTATTGTCcttcatatttttcatttattctttgtgtattgttatatatatgtttgtatACTTTATGAATTTGGTTTATCGTTTGtttgattattttattgtaCTATTTCTTTTAGATTTTCATgaatatttgttttttaattaGAGTTTAATTATGATTGTAATAATTCTCATTTTAATAGTTCATTTATTGTGTTTATTTCTGTGACAATATTTGCAGCAATGTTTCGAgtatcattttttataatttttttaatatcgtgatatcttaatatattttgtcTAATGATATACCCTAATTTATTCAATGATTCAGCCCTCTTTTTTATAGTTATTTCATCTATTCcttcttcttttaatatacgTTCACAGACGGTTCTGATTGTATACTCTATATCAGATAAAGCTATTTTTAGAATGTTCTTAACAAATgaacataatattttgttcttaTTTCGATCGTCTAAATCAGTAATATGTTTATACCACTTATTTTgcttatattttatattattatttttattttgtaagGTATAAGATAATGAACTCACTTGTTTTCTAGTTTTGAAATATTCTCTAAGTGTATATCGTAATTCATTGTAAGCACATGAAgattttaatttattttttttgaatcttttttcaattttcttttttgcTTTTCTTTGGTTTCCATTATAGCATTCAGAAACATTTGTAAATATGTGTGCCATAGAATCTAAAATTGGCAAAGAAAAATGagattttaataatttcttaATTTCACTTATAATTAGTGTGTCCCAATTTTTAATACCATCTATATTTCCTTGTATTTTATCTATTAACCttaaagataatatatcttcAATTTCCTTTTGATATTCATTCATAACACGCATAATATACTGAGATTTTGTTTCTATGTCGTCCATagttaattttttttcaaataaaaatttcaaAATAATTGTTATATGAGGTGTTCCAGTATAATAATCATAGTTTTTtaaacaagaaaaaaagtGAAACAAGGATGGGtgtataaaattaaaattctttataccattatatccatattgattatatattcttttgtTATCAATATCTCCTAAAATCTGGTATGCTTCattaatttctttaaatttttttagaTCATCAAGTGTTGATCCATATACTGGATAATGTTTATTGGCtaatttataataagattcattaattttgtttatatcTGCATTTATATCGACACctaatatatcataaaattttttgtCATGGAGAAATGTTATTTTATCTAattctaattttttttcaactTTCTCAGAAGGCACTTCAATATTTTCTTGTTTAGTAGTTATAATTTCTTGTGttttatcctttttttttttttttttttcttcatctcGTTGTGATTGAgcattttcttctttacGCATATTAATTATGTCCGTATACGTCTGCTTTTCCAAATCAAACCAATAATCTTCCTCTGTATAAAGAGCATCTGATGATTCATGGTCCAAGTAATCAGCATATTTTACAgtatcataataattaatagCTGAATTATTAATACTGGCCCTTAATGATGGCAATATATCTccatattcatttatttgGTGTTCTCTAACATTTTTCGATGAATGTTCTTGTGTATCATTCTTTTGTTTATCTCCTCCACAAGAAAACCATATACTGCGtctacttttttttttttcctttaaCTGTTCTCTTTTCTTCATTTCTTCTTCAGcatctttttcttctttctCTTCTAAACGTTTCAATTCATTTATACGtttaaatgaagaaatatCGCTGGTCATTATTTTTCTACAGGAATATTCAATTTGGTTTGAGAGTGCTTTCCAAACTATTTGATTCAGAACAGTCAATCTTCTATATTCTTCAAgatataatttgttttgATTGTACCAAGTATAAAATTGTTTGTTCAATCTTTTTTCGAGGTTATGTCCTCCTTGATTAATAAGTTTTAAGCATTGTCTCCATTTATTAACGTAAGCTTTTTTTGGCATATTACATTGAATCATGTATTGATGGAATGTTTCGTGTAATTTTACTTTtaacaaattataattttttttattaatattcattatttcATTCCATAATGTTTGCATAGCAGTTAAAATGTCTTCTCCATTTCTTCCTATGTTATCAACCTTTTGGTTGTATTCAAATAGTTCATTATCTACGAAAAGTGGTTTGAATTCTTCTACATGAGGAATTATTTCATAGTTATTTAAAAGTGTATATCTATTTGCGTCATTCATCAATTTCTCATTAAAGCCcaaaatatttgtataatcAATATCAGGGGGACATTCTAAGGTAAAAGTAGGTTTTTCCGAGGGTAAATCAAAGACTCGACTTATAACTATTGGATATCGAGAGTTCATGTATGCTTTTGTTGATAATTCTTTCCCATATAAATTTCTTGAGNNNNNNNNNNNNNNNNNNNNNNNNNNNNNNNNNNNNNNNNNNNNNNNNNNNNNNNNNNNNNNNNNNNNNNNNNNNNNNNNNNNNNNNNNNNNNNNNNNNNATGTagattatttttatgatatatttcttttattattaatattcgtatattgtatattatgttattatttttgattTTCCTATAAATATTTAGTTATCTCATATTATGGTTATTtaagtattattattactgatcatatatttacgtttttatataaatattaaatattttataaatcatgcaatatgaataaaaagaaCAATGTGTTAAGACATGcaatgtttaaaaaaaatattgaaataataataaaataaaataaaaatatgtcTATTATGGTCTTATATAAAActgattttatttttgcATATGCTTTTCTTAATATTTCTCctttaattataaaaaattacattaatgtattatatcattttatgaaagtcaaaatataaatatacataaattaaAAGTATAATTAGATAAAATACCATTTTTgttatcttttaaattgtgtaaataatttattaatatgtatgtatatattgaaatatatatatatatttcaaatatcattataagGATAAAAAAACGTATACATGCatataaaatgttataatatCGTATTAACTGTTCTAATAAATAAGTTATTTTTAACTAagattattttattttgcttctaataatttaatttatttacgtaatataatatataagatatataatatattagtTTACATTGTTATGGTGATATTTCTTTTCcctcttttttttttttttttttttttggtttttTAACTAAATTATGTTATCACAAAACattgattatatatattattgttttaaatgatatccatatttaataaattttctaaatatgtatttgtTTGGATTTATGAgatttttaaatttataattatttagaATCATTCaatatacatatgtgtactaaaataaatagaaaaaatatatggatatattataaatattaaaggAAAACACATTTTGCTATATACAgaatagaaaaaaatgtattacattttaaattaatataaataattaatgagtaagattaaaaaaaaaatgaaaaaaatgattgtatttaaaatgtatgtataatataaaatataatatttattattacagaaaaatatgaggaatattattatgaatagatacacataaaaataataggaatttaattcataaattatgttaataaaataaataatatttaagaatattaaatatattatgaataataatttgaatatataagCCTACAAATATGTTTTAATCTATTCATATGTGTACGCATTTAGAAGTGAGATAAAgaattacaaaaaaattaaaaatatattagtTATAACTATCCCGTATATATGATTctcaaatatattaatataattaaatatacaataatTATATCTGTTAGTGTAATTTGTGTAATtataaatgttatatagaaaaattattttattattattttattattatattttttttaattattagtttattatttttcttaatgAATATCaaaacaatattataaaaagatgaaaaagaaataatattttaatttaaaaagaagaaaaaaaaaaaaaattcttttttttgaatgctaattgaatatatatatatatatattttataattgctaaaaaataaaatagttcggtatcttttatttatttttttatttttgtttgtaTGTTAATTTAATTGTACAAAAAAAGTACACTGATGTATTAGTTATTAAAAATGgaataaattttatatgtacaaGAGAAGATGCAAATACATCATAAAATATGTGACAAGAGCTAAGATGAATTCGAAAAACTATTGAACATGAAATTATTGAAATTAAATTTCTTCTAAAATAAGTATGTTGTTTTATTTCAATTTGTAATCgttgtttttatttgtCTTTTGTGataaaatgttataattattatatacataaatatatatatatatatatatatatatatatatatatataattatttaatcCACTGCATTGTTTTATATCTTACACCTAATTTATCTTAAAAATCtgtatataaaaactaTATTCCTTACAATATTTTACTAATATTTCTTCACGTTATACctttttacatatatccatcatatttttatttttttgaatttattagtatttgattttttcttgttattctttttttaaacatattGTAAGTTTCAATTGTTTATCTGTTTAAAATTTCATGTATGTTTTGAggttttttatatcttgCAAAGatttgatttatatttatcatatattaatgtcATATGAATATTGTTAGATTTACATTACTTTTTACATTAGATGTCTAATGAAGGTTATTGGggaatttaaaaaaaaaaaaataagagaagaaaaatattatagatataataccataatatataattcataatgatatatatatatatatatatatatatatatatcttgAAATAATAGTCGTATTTgtctatatataaaattctATTGTACATGTTATACGAAAGAAATAACAACAGccttatattattataatataaaaacatttttattcaaatatatatatatatatatatttatttttaagtGCACCTAAAGATCGTTCGAATTTCATCATTAGAATAAACAAAGAAGTACTGCTTAATGAAAAGTAAGAAcgataaaaaaaagattatAATCCGATTTATGACACTATTAATATAGTTCATGttattgtattatataatggaaatatagatatatatttttaaatattaaaaagaaaacaaaatgaattataaagaacaaaaaatataaaaaataatatgaataataacTTTAGGTACcttaacaaaaaaaaaaaaaaaaattacagaaaaatattttaattagacaaaagaatttatttaaaaaatcgTTAAAATGTTATTTTGATAGATGGAATCAATTGAATAAGAACAaactattatataaattaatatatgtattgtattaatataattcGTATATTTATCAAAGCAATGGTGATAATGAAAccataatataaataacaataatttttatgaatagatttagatatataaagacgataagaaaaagaaataataatcatatatagataaataGTGGTATAATTCCTGTACTTATAAAGTATTCAATGTTACTTAAAATCATAAGATctaaaataatatttaatggGATcctatttattatgtttttatgATAATCACAATGAATACAATAATGACatttatgtaaataataaaatttcaATAGACATTTAATTCcaaaagataaaataacaGAAAAGGAATTTTGTAAAAGGGATGAATAGaatatttgatatattttattttattatatatttgtataatttgTATACACATTAGTTTAAAAAActattttataattattacatattctattttatatgatgatttttataatttttttatggttatataaatgtgtatattacatatatatatatatatatatatatatatatataaggtAGTTATAAGAAAATACATAACTATTTcacattttaatatatgtaattataaGATCATGTTAATTTAATcatgttataaaaaatagaatagagttattatatattagtattatcatttaaaaagggaaacaatttaataaaaatatgtcattattatattattgtattCTACTAATTATAAGttaattatattacatttaataaaattaatataaaatataacaaaagTGTAATAACttaatatgtaatatttattataaatatatataaatagaattctaatataataatcatatcACAATATAAGTGTAGGATAGAACaatgattatataattaaaagatataattattagtacatatatattatacatatatagatatatataataggaaaatattaaatatacaaatatgtattatatatatttattctaatgttttgtattataataatttttataatttaataattatttccatttttatattattcacatatatattattataatataaaggcataatataaaagtaatgaaattaaattaatatatatatatatatatatatatatatataagcaTTAAAGTGGGTTTCACATATGGGAAAACACTTAAATTAGATAgaatgattttttttttttttaattatttattttttttaagggaacatattttattattattttaattttattgtttttataaatattattaatattattattattatatattttaatacatTAATAACCAAAAGGTATAAATCccatttaattttattcaaaaaaataaaataattatatagaCATATTATTAGCATGagcatatataaataagaattgaatgaaattataagacatttttattagttaaaaatgaaagtattccgcaaaaaaaaaatataagaaaaattaaaataataattatgttaataaataatttaatgtaaataaataatacgaattaaaatttaagaattcatatgaagaaataaattatttcttctacgattttatacaataaaacttatttatatattgtaatattcttattgttaatcttttttattttttttatatttttttttttattatgttatttatgtatattttattatttttttatttattgtaatattttatttaaattaaaaattctttcttttattatttatataaaaaattaatattatttggattccaaataattttttttttaaagtatatttaaattcaatttaaaatgtatatatataaaatatatgatgtacataataattttttttttttttttttttttttctgcatgaatatatataaaggtataaataaattttaaagccaaaaaaattaattatatataatatataatatatttttatatgttattgtattgaaaatataaaatattaaaaaatatatattttaaatattatagttataatatatatctatattatttatatattatatgaacctataataaaatcatcgtatttattcttaaaatatatttttaaaaatcctatattttaaaattaatattaatttctttttgtttttttaatattataatttagGATTATTTCTAAAAAACGAATATCATAAATTAAAGTcttttatttgatttttttttttataatttttatttgtataatatttaatattataatattatctatatatgtttatgtatttgtttctatacaattatttaattaaaaaaatatatagacaatatataaaaagtaagctttttttttacataaaaaaaaaaaaaaaaagggaaattattattccattatatatatatatatatatatatatgtattttattatactaatattttttcattaaaaaaaaatatttatttaaaaataaaataaaataaagagCTCAAAAATTTAAAGTCTTAAAAATAGATTATATTActtaataattatgaaacatatataaattgaatattttgtttaatattgttatatattttaaaaaaattgaaatatatatacgttatattattatagaatttatattacatattaaaaagaaattataatatttaatatatatatatatttatggtTGTGAAACGTACTCATAGGATGTTGTATATTTAgttattttacttttttacTGTAAAAGTTATTATAAATAGTAAAAAAACGAAAATAAAtgcataaatatattttaattattaaacaTGAGAAATTTGATGAAATCATattcaaaattatataacaaatatgtAGCAATATTTTCTTTCGATGACAATGAAAATAAGTGTAAAaaatttgtattattaaaatatttaaattgtaggtataattttttgttaatatttggaataatattatatatctttttacTAGTAAGTCGATTATCACATAATATGTGaatgtataaaatttttttttttttttttttttttttttttttggtgtctattaatttattttatttatttgttttatttttagaatataaatatatatgatgataGATATGGTTcagaatatattataatattcgATAGAAATTTAAGCGAAACGAGTAGTTCTATAAGTTCaggaaataataatgaaaggttattagaaataaataattttactAATACTCAAAAGAAAGTAAATACTTATGACAAGGGATCAAATAGTTTGTTTAAAAAAGGTGAAAAGTATTTAGAGAAATTTATTAACAATGATATGTCAAAAAGATCAACTAAATCTAAAACAGATGTAGGATCTAAGGAACCAATAATATCTAATAACAATATAGGAGGTTCTAAAATGTCAAGTACAAAAAGTAATGTAATAGAATCTAATGTTTCAAGTACAATGACGAAATATTTAGAAACAAATGATTCGAATACAAATATACAGGAAAAGGTTCctaaagaattaaaaaatactAAAAAAGATGTAGGAACTAAGAAAGTGTATACAAGTAAGAGAAATGAAGGActtaatgatataaatgaatcaaaaaaaacaagaaCAAAAAGGCCATCAACaaaatcaaataataataataataatatatcaaacGAGAATAAGAAAGAGAGTGTATCTGAATCGTTTGATAAATTTTGGGAGGATCATATGAAGAAGGAAGCTGTTTTTTTAGATggagaaaaaaaagcaTCACATAGGAAAGAAGTtgatgatgaaaaagaaCATAACAGAAATGATAAtaaggaaaagaaaaaaaacgATTTTGATAAAAGGAGAACAAAATATTCATCTTCTGATAACAGATATAAATATCCAGATACAAcatattatgatatattaaatgtaaGTCCAGATGCAGATTCAAGTGAAATTAAAAGACGCTATTATAAATTAGCTTTAGAGTATCATCCCGATAAGAATCCAGGAGATGAAGAAGCAAAAGTAAAATTTCAAAAAG of the Plasmodium reichenowi strain SY57 chromosome 11, whole genome shotgun sequence genome contains:
- a CDS encoding ring-infected erythrocyte surface antigen 2; the encoded protein is SRNLYGKELSTKAYMNSRYPIVISRVFDLPSEKPTFTLECPPDIDYTNILGFNEKLMNDANRYTLLNNYEIIPHVEEFKPLFVDNELFEYNQKVDNIGRNGEDILTAMQTLWNEIMNINKKNYNLLKVKLHETFHQYMIQCNMPKKAYVNKWRQCLKLINQGGHNLEKRLNKQFYTWYNQNKLYLEEYRRLTVLNQIVWKALSNQIEYSCRKIMTSDISSFKRINELKRLEEKEEKDAEEEMKKREQLKEKKKSRRSIWFSCGGDKQKNDTQEHSSKNVREHQINEYGDILPSLRASINNSAINYYDTVKYADYLDHESSDALYTEEDYWFDLEKQTYTDIINMRKEENAQSQRDEEKKKKKKDKTQEIITTKQENIEVPSEKVEKKLELDKITFLHDKKFYDILGVDINADINKINESYYKLANKHYPVYGSTLDDLKKFKEINEAYQILGDIDNKRIYNQYGYNGIKNFNFIHPSLFHFFSCLKNYDYYTGTPHITIILKFLFEKKLTMDDIETKSQYIMRVMNEYQKEIEDILSLRLIDKIQGNIDGIKNWDTLIISEIKKLLKSHFSLPILDSMAHIFTNVSECYNGNQRKAKKKIEKRFKKNKLKSSCAYNELRYTLREYFKTRKQVSSLSYTLQNKNNNIKYKQNKWYKHITDLDDRNKNKILCSFVKNILKIALSDIEYTIRTVCERILKEEGIDEITIKKRAESLNKLGYIIRQNILRYHDIKKIIKNDTRNIAANIVTEINTINELLK
- a CDS encoding DnaJ protein, putative, with translation MKSYSKLYNKYVAIFSFDDNENKCKKFVLLKYLNCRYNFLLIFGIILYIFLLNINIYDDRYGSEYIIIFDRNLSETSSSISSGNNNERLLEINNFTNTQKKVNTYDKGSNSLFKKGEKYLEKFINNDMSKRSTKSKTDVGSKEPIISNNNIGGSKMSSTKSNVIESNVSSTMTKYLETNDSNTNIQEKVPKELKNTKKDVGTKKVYTSKRNEGLNDINESKKTRTKRPSTKSNNNNNNISNENKKESVSESFDKFWEDHMKKEAVFLDGEKKASHRKEVDDEKEHNRNDNKEKKKNDFDKRRTKYSSSDNRYKYPDTTYYDILNVSPDADSSEIKRRYYKLALEYHPDKNPGDEEAKVKFQKVNEAYQILSDKEKRAQYDRIGMQCVEDMTLIDPSLLFMMLFSSEKLCGYIGIYDLTYMFNFIMKTMNEGHGNGLMFNMLGSMNKFFDKFKKDQEDREFDLAVSLKHRLEGYVNGDDDWEKQMENEIEDLLESNFSGDILESVGWIYENVAKCYILKNTTFMGWGARSAKREYKKRERKNDIRVFRSIFSTMGMLAGFVLNPLPFMLEGENMNYNNMKQIMNNECESNNSIMCSSNDRGSCAVQNIKGLGNYSNEMAVETYIEKIFDSFMSTIVTLFLSIIEGTVRTSCKMVLVELDVDKDTFFKRAEGMKLLGQKMQKLAKRKKEKSAEKKMDSMDIIEKAIKEAKLRMESNRGEN